One genomic segment of Amycolatopsis sp. Hca4 includes these proteins:
- a CDS encoding oxidoreductase yields MTTNTTTTPAAAAGTWQLGSFEVNRLGFGAMRLMSTSDGGIRARETSIAVLRRAVELGVNHFDTAAFYFAGPRSANELLNTALAPYDDLVITTKIGPGRDFAGNFYTARPEQLRAQVEENLRELGLDHLDVVNYRIGQSLDRGEGSLADGFGVLAELREEGLIRELGISNVGPEHLTEALGIAPVVCVQNQYGLTARREDDELVRMCAERGIAFVPFFAVASGTGEDARVAEVARRHDATPAQVRLAWTLHQGPHVLAIPGTGDVGHLEQNVAAAALELTEEDLAALG; encoded by the coding sequence ATGACCACGAACACCACCACCACTCCCGCCGCCGCGGCGGGCACCTGGCAGCTCGGCTCCTTCGAAGTCAACCGGCTCGGCTTCGGCGCGATGCGCCTGATGTCCACTTCGGACGGTGGGATCCGCGCCCGCGAGACGTCGATCGCGGTGCTGCGCCGGGCCGTCGAACTGGGCGTGAACCACTTCGACACGGCCGCGTTCTACTTCGCCGGGCCGCGCTCGGCCAACGAGCTGCTCAACACCGCGCTGGCGCCGTACGACGACCTGGTGATCACCACCAAGATCGGCCCCGGCCGCGACTTCGCGGGCAACTTCTACACCGCCCGGCCCGAGCAGCTGCGCGCCCAGGTCGAGGAGAACCTGCGCGAGCTGGGCCTGGACCACCTCGACGTCGTCAACTACCGGATCGGCCAGAGCCTCGACCGCGGGGAAGGCTCGCTCGCCGACGGCTTCGGCGTGCTCGCCGAACTGCGCGAGGAAGGTCTCATCCGCGAGCTGGGCATTTCCAACGTCGGCCCGGAACACCTCACCGAGGCGCTCGGGATCGCGCCGGTCGTCTGCGTCCAGAACCAGTACGGCCTCACCGCCCGCCGCGAGGACGATGAACTCGTCCGGATGTGCGCCGAGCGCGGGATCGCCTTCGTGCCGTTCTTTGCCGTCGCGAGCGGCACCGGCGAAGACGCGCGGGTCGCCGAGGTCGCCCGGCGGCACGACGCCACCCCGGCGCAGGTGCGGCTCGCCTGGACGCTGCACCAGGGCCCGCACGTGCTCGCCATCCCGGGCACCGGCGACGTCGGGCACCTCGAGCAGAACGTCGCCGCGGCGGCGCTGGAGCTGACCGAAGAGGACCTGGCGGCGCTCGGGTGA
- the proC gene encoding pyrroline-5-carboxylate reductase, with amino-acid sequence MTVIAVLGAGKIGEALLSGLLHGGHDAGDLLFTERYPARVEELTSTYGIRGVEVEEAAKRADILVVAVKPQDIDPVLDELAPLLGPSSLVVSLCAGLPTSLYERRLAEGVPVVRVMPNTPMLVNEAMSAISAGRYATAEHLAVVRDLLAHVGQVVEVPEAQQDAVTALSGSGPAYFFYLVEAMIDAGILLGLPRALAGQLIIQSAVGAAKMLAESDEHPVLLREAVTSPAGTTINAIRELEKHGVRAALLAAIEAAKDRSVELGKAHEN; translated from the coding sequence ATGACGGTCATCGCGGTGCTGGGTGCGGGCAAGATCGGCGAGGCGTTGCTTTCGGGGCTGCTGCACGGCGGCCACGACGCCGGCGACCTCCTCTTCACCGAGCGCTACCCGGCGCGCGTCGAGGAGCTGACCAGCACCTACGGCATCCGCGGCGTGGAGGTCGAGGAGGCGGCCAAGCGGGCCGACATCCTGGTCGTCGCGGTCAAGCCGCAGGACATCGACCCCGTCCTCGACGAGCTCGCGCCGCTGCTCGGGCCGTCGTCCCTCGTGGTTTCGCTGTGCGCCGGGCTGCCCACTTCGCTGTACGAGCGGCGGCTGGCCGAGGGCGTGCCGGTGGTGCGGGTGATGCCGAACACGCCGATGCTGGTCAACGAGGCGATGAGCGCCATCTCGGCCGGCCGGTACGCGACCGCCGAGCACCTCGCCGTCGTGCGGGACCTGCTTGCGCACGTCGGGCAGGTCGTCGAGGTGCCGGAGGCCCAGCAGGACGCCGTCACGGCGCTGTCCGGGTCCGGGCCGGCGTACTTCTTCTACCTGGTCGAAGCCATGATCGACGCGGGGATCCTGCTGGGCCTGCCGCGCGCGCTGGCCGGGCAGCTGATCATCCAGTCGGCGGTGGGGGCGGCGAAGATGCTCGCGGAGTCCGACGAGCACCCGGTCCTGCTGCGCGAGGCGGTGACGTCCCCGGCGGGGACGACGATCAACGCGATCCGGGAGCTGGAGAAGCACGGGGTGCGGGCGGCGCTGCTGGCCGCCATCGAGGCGGCGAAGGACCGGTCGGTGGAGCTCGGCAAGGCCCACGAGAACTGA
- a CDS encoding DNA-binding response regulator — MEKVTDVVMVRGEAELFERTGHLFEAATEISCAARDLHTWSVAHPNVPEREHSVRGMTVRKVYQPGVLLDAALAEHLRTMAGNGARIRITEREINETIILDRRIAIVAGDQVGGVRGYTVLSSPALVQGIQSLFEAAWHGAIELESYQARFTELGAREILEQLASGCKDETAARVLGVSLRTYRRRVAELMELLGASSRFQAGARAREAGLL; from the coding sequence GTGGAGAAGGTGACTGACGTCGTCATGGTGCGCGGCGAGGCGGAGCTGTTCGAGCGGACGGGGCACCTGTTCGAGGCCGCCACGGAGATCTCGTGCGCGGCGCGCGACCTGCACACGTGGTCGGTGGCGCACCCGAACGTGCCCGAGCGCGAGCACTCGGTGCGCGGGATGACCGTGCGCAAGGTGTACCAGCCCGGCGTGCTGCTCGACGCCGCACTGGCGGAGCACCTGCGGACCATGGCCGGGAACGGCGCCCGGATCCGGATCACCGAGCGCGAGATCAACGAGACGATCATCCTCGACCGCCGGATCGCGATCGTGGCAGGCGACCAGGTCGGCGGCGTGCGCGGCTACACCGTGCTCAGCAGCCCGGCCCTGGTGCAGGGCATCCAGTCGCTGTTCGAAGCGGCCTGGCACGGCGCGATCGAGCTGGAGTCCTACCAGGCGAGGTTCACCGAGCTGGGCGCGCGGGAGATCCTGGAGCAGCTGGCCTCGGGCTGCAAGGACGAGACGGCGGCACGAGTGCTCGGGGTCAGCCTGCGCACCTACCGGCGGCGGGTGGCGGAGCTGATGGAGCTGCTCGGCGCGTCCTCCCGCTTCCAGGCCGGGGCCCGGGCCCGCGAGGCCGGCCTGCTGTGA
- a CDS encoding sugar phosphate isomerase/epimerase produces the protein MAPVTDEQPVPVGLSTASVWPLKAGTAFELAAELGYDGVEVMVWADPVSQDVTALRRWSRRTGVPVLSVHSPSLLITQRIWSPDPAVRLRMSVDAAVELGARTVVVHPPFRWQRRYGDAFGDLVAELEESSGVEIAVENMFKVRPPGGSKNSRVSAFRPSIDPTDVGFRHYTLDLSHTAAAEMDALALAQRMGDGLTHVHLADGTGVPKDEHLVPGRGGQPCAELLEKLVSNGFAGQIVLEINTRHAVTAAQRVRDLAEALLFARFHLGQ, from the coding sequence ATGGCGCCCGTGACAGACGAGCAGCCGGTCCCCGTCGGACTCAGCACGGCGTCGGTGTGGCCCCTCAAGGCGGGGACGGCGTTCGAGCTGGCCGCCGAGCTCGGCTACGACGGCGTCGAGGTGATGGTCTGGGCCGACCCGGTCAGCCAGGACGTCACGGCGCTGCGGCGGTGGTCGCGGCGCACCGGCGTGCCCGTGCTGTCGGTGCACTCGCCGTCGCTGCTGATCACCCAGCGGATCTGGTCGCCGGACCCGGCGGTGCGGCTGCGGATGTCGGTCGACGCCGCCGTCGAGCTCGGCGCGCGCACCGTGGTGGTTCACCCGCCGTTCCGCTGGCAGCGCCGGTACGGCGACGCGTTCGGTGATCTGGTCGCCGAACTGGAGGAGTCGAGCGGCGTGGAAATCGCCGTCGAAAACATGTTCAAGGTCCGGCCACCGGGTGGATCGAAGAATTCGCGCGTCTCCGCGTTCCGGCCGTCGATCGATCCGACGGACGTCGGGTTCCGGCACTACACGCTCGACCTGTCCCACACAGCGGCAGCCGAGATGGACGCGCTGGCCCTCGCGCAGCGGATGGGCGACGGCCTCACGCACGTCCATCTGGCCGACGGCACCGGCGTCCCGAAGGACGAACACCTGGTACCCGGCCGCGGCGGCCAGCCCTGCGCCGAACTGCTCGAGAAGCTGGTCAGCAACGGTTTCGCGGGTCAGATCGTGCTGGAGATCAACACCCGGCACGCCGTCACCGCGGCCCAGCGGGTCCGGGACCTGGCCGAGGCGTTGTTGTTCGCGCGGTTCCACCTCGGCCAATAA
- a CDS encoding Ppx/GppA phosphatase family protein, with protein MRLGVLDVGSNTVHLLVVDAHRGAHPTPMHSEKSVLRLAEQITPGGELSKAGADELVTAVESAKDAAARLGCEELMAFATSAVREAKNSAKVLARVADKTGVDLQVLSGVDEARHTFLAVRRWYGWSAGQLLVLDIGGGSLEIAMGRDEEPVLAESLPLGAGRTTRTRFKHDPPTRSELVATSAWLDDQLTDLARKVTKWGEPDRVVATSKTFRSLARLTGAAPSAAGPRVRRTLSDTALRQLLAFISRMPSADLAQLEGVSSSRSHQLVAGALVAQATMRALGVPELEICPWALREGVILRRLDHWNGADETGAALAGRFGAQEDR; from the coding sequence GTGCGCCTAGGGGTACTCGACGTCGGTTCCAACACCGTCCACCTGCTCGTGGTCGACGCCCACCGTGGCGCCCACCCGACACCGATGCATTCCGAGAAGTCGGTGCTGCGGCTGGCCGAGCAGATCACCCCCGGCGGCGAGCTCTCCAAGGCCGGCGCCGACGAGCTGGTGACCGCGGTCGAATCCGCCAAGGACGCCGCCGCGCGGCTCGGCTGCGAAGAGCTGATGGCCTTCGCCACCTCCGCGGTCCGCGAAGCGAAGAACTCCGCCAAGGTGCTGGCCCGCGTGGCCGACAAGACCGGCGTCGACCTGCAGGTCCTCTCCGGGGTCGACGAAGCCCGGCACACCTTCCTCGCCGTCCGCCGCTGGTACGGCTGGTCGGCCGGGCAGCTGCTGGTGCTCGACATCGGCGGCGGCTCCCTCGAAATCGCGATGGGCCGGGACGAGGAGCCGGTGCTGGCCGAATCGCTGCCCCTGGGCGCCGGCCGCACCACGCGGACCCGCTTCAAGCACGACCCGCCGACGCGGTCGGAGCTCGTCGCCACGTCGGCGTGGCTGGACGACCAGCTCACCGACCTCGCGCGGAAGGTCACCAAATGGGGTGAACCCGATCGGGTCGTGGCGACGTCGAAGACGTTCCGCTCGCTCGCCCGGCTGACCGGCGCCGCCCCCTCGGCCGCGGGCCCGCGCGTCCGACGTACGCTTTCGGACACCGCGTTGCGCCAGCTCCTGGCCTTCATTTCGCGGATGCCGTCGGCCGATCTGGCGCAGCTCGAGGGCGTCAGCTCGAGCCGATCGCACCAGCTCGTGGCGGGTGCGCTCGTCGCGCAGGCCACGATGCGGGCGCTCGGTGTGCCGGAACTCGAGATCTGCCCGTGGGCTCTGCGAGAGGGTGTCATCCTGCGGCGGCTGGACCATTGGAACGGCGCGGATGAGACTGGAGCCGCCCTCGCGGGGCGCTTCGGCGCACAGGAGGACCGGTGA
- a CDS encoding cell wall metabolism sensor histidine kinase WalK: MTTPVSLALAIGALVAGAVVGYLLARARTRREEARPPGPTVAELLERLVRSSNNGVVVLNRFGDMVLHNPRAYELGLVKVNRADPRARKAAEQVVETDEPLEIDLSPLEARGRQPEAVLGQVRPLGDGFTVVEAVDHSEAIRLEAVRRDFVANVSHELKTPVGAIALLTEAVLDAAEDVEEVRRFGGKILRESTRLGQLVTELIALSRLQGAERLPDLNVVEVDAVVREALGRTTLSAESADIRITTDSPSDLLIEGDRTLLVTALSNLLENAVAYSPAGSPVSISRRLADGMVEIAVTDRGIGIAEEEQQRVFERFYRADKARSRATGGTGLGLAIVKHVAANHGGSVGLWSRPGTGSTFTLRIPAHVRPEPATEPARGGKTSPAPRQEKTPERTPRLVVTGQDSPDHGGNL; this comes from the coding sequence GTGACCACGCCTGTTTCACTCGCTCTGGCCATCGGCGCTCTGGTGGCCGGTGCGGTGGTCGGCTACCTGCTGGCGCGGGCGCGCACCCGCCGGGAGGAGGCCCGGCCGCCGGGCCCGACCGTCGCCGAGCTCCTCGAACGGCTGGTCCGCTCCTCGAACAACGGCGTCGTCGTGCTCAACCGGTTCGGCGACATGGTGCTGCACAACCCGCGGGCCTACGAGCTGGGCCTGGTGAAGGTCAACCGGGCCGACCCGCGGGCCCGCAAGGCCGCCGAGCAGGTCGTCGAGACCGACGAACCGCTGGAGATCGACCTCTCGCCGCTCGAAGCGCGCGGCCGCCAGCCGGAGGCGGTGCTCGGCCAGGTCCGGCCGCTCGGCGACGGCTTCACCGTCGTCGAGGCCGTCGACCACTCCGAGGCCATCCGGCTGGAGGCCGTGCGCCGCGACTTCGTCGCCAACGTCAGCCACGAGCTCAAGACGCCGGTGGGCGCGATCGCGCTGCTCACCGAGGCCGTGCTCGACGCCGCCGAGGACGTCGAGGAGGTCCGCCGCTTCGGCGGCAAGATCCTGCGCGAGTCCACGCGCCTGGGCCAGCTCGTCACCGAGCTGATCGCGCTGTCCCGCCTGCAGGGCGCCGAGCGGCTGCCGGACCTCAATGTCGTCGAGGTCGACGCCGTCGTCCGCGAGGCGCTCGGCCGGACGACGCTCTCGGCCGAGTCGGCCGACATCCGGATCACCACCGACAGCCCCAGCGACCTGCTCATCGAGGGCGACCGGACGCTGCTGGTCACCGCGCTGTCGAACCTGCTGGAGAACGCCGTCGCGTACTCGCCCGCCGGCAGCCCGGTGTCGATCAGCAGGCGGCTCGCGGACGGGATGGTCGAAATCGCCGTCACCGACCGCGGCATCGGCATCGCCGAAGAGGAGCAGCAGCGGGTCTTCGAGCGCTTCTACCGCGCCGACAAGGCCCGCTCGCGCGCCACCGGCGGCACCGGACTCGGCCTGGCGATCGTCAAGCACGTGGCGGCCAACCACGGCGGCTCGGTCGGGCTGTGGAGCCGTCCGGGCACCGGTTCGACGTTCACCCTGCGCATCCCCGCGCACGTCCGCCCCGAACCGGCCACCGAGCCGGCGCGGGGTGGCAAGACCTCGCCGGCACCGCGGCAGGAGAAGACCCCCGAGCGCACCCCGAGGCTCGTGGTTACCGGGCAGGACAGCCCAGATCATGGAGGAAACCTGTGA
- a CDS encoding response regulator transcription factor, which produces MTRVLIVEDEESFADPLAFLLRKEGFTAAVAGTGQAALEEFDRNGADIVLLDLMLPGMSGTDVCKQLRQRSAVPVIMVTARDSEIDKVVGLELGADDYVTKPYSARELIARVRAVLRRGGEPGTDGELAPLVLSAGPVRMDVERHVVTVDGAEVSLPLKEFDLLEYLLRNVGRVLTRGQLIDRVWGADYVGDTKTLDVHVKRLRSKIEPDPGSPRHLVTVRGLGYKFET; this is translated from the coding sequence GTGACCAGGGTTCTCATCGTCGAGGACGAGGAGTCGTTCGCCGACCCCCTCGCCTTCCTGCTGCGCAAGGAAGGGTTCACCGCGGCCGTGGCCGGCACCGGCCAGGCCGCGCTGGAGGAGTTCGACCGCAACGGCGCCGACATCGTGCTGCTCGACCTGATGCTGCCCGGGATGAGCGGGACGGACGTCTGCAAGCAGCTGCGCCAGCGCTCGGCCGTGCCGGTCATCATGGTGACGGCGCGTGACAGCGAGATCGACAAGGTCGTGGGCCTGGAGCTGGGCGCGGACGACTACGTGACGAAGCCGTACTCGGCGCGTGAGCTGATCGCGCGCGTCCGCGCGGTGCTGCGCCGCGGCGGCGAGCCGGGCACGGACGGCGAGCTGGCCCCGCTGGTCCTGTCGGCCGGCCCGGTCCGGATGGACGTCGAGCGGCACGTGGTGACCGTGGACGGCGCCGAGGTGTCGCTGCCGCTCAAGGAGTTCGACCTGCTCGAGTACCTGCTGCGCAACGTCGGCCGGGTGCTGACCCGCGGCCAGCTGATCGACCGGGTGTGGGGCGCGGACTACGTGGGCGACACGAAGACGCTCGACGTCCACGTGAAGCGGCTGCGCTCGAAGATCGAACCGGACCCGGGCTCGCCGCGGCACCTCGTCACCGTGCGCGGCTTGGGCTACAAGTTCGAGACGTAA
- a CDS encoding thioesterase family protein produces the protein MDGTAVSFDTASAARSLGDGTFTAVLRAEWAIGSHPHGGFLLALLARAAIAALHERGEPHAEPLVVSAEFLHAPALGPVLLRTDVRKVGRRATVVEVRLEQRGRSCVEARVTTGRLPMRRPEWTDVPSMPAEPPPGALAMAESTEGPFNLAKGCEVRLDPATAGYLAGRTGEPPRMRLWVRPRHSLVDPYFSLLASDVNPPVVMNLGRIGWAPTVQLTALLRTRPAPGWLRVVVESRSVHESWFDSDATVVDALGRLVCQARQLGLAPAPGG, from the coding sequence ATGGACGGCACCGCCGTGTCCTTCGACACGGCGAGTGCGGCGCGGTCGCTGGGGGACGGCACCTTCACCGCGGTGCTGCGTGCGGAATGGGCCATCGGCTCGCACCCGCACGGGGGTTTCCTGCTCGCCCTGCTGGCCCGTGCGGCCATCGCGGCCCTGCACGAGCGCGGTGAGCCGCACGCGGAGCCGCTGGTCGTCAGCGCCGAGTTCCTGCACGCGCCCGCGCTCGGCCCGGTGCTGCTGCGCACGGACGTCCGCAAGGTCGGCCGCCGCGCGACGGTGGTCGAGGTCCGGCTGGAGCAGCGCGGCCGCAGCTGCGTCGAAGCGCGGGTGACGACGGGCCGGCTGCCGATGCGCCGCCCGGAGTGGACCGACGTGCCGTCGATGCCCGCCGAGCCGCCGCCCGGCGCGCTGGCGATGGCCGAGAGCACGGAGGGCCCCTTCAACCTGGCCAAGGGCTGCGAGGTCCGCCTCGACCCGGCGACGGCGGGGTACCTGGCCGGCCGGACGGGCGAGCCGCCCCGGATGCGGCTGTGGGTCCGGCCGCGGCACAGCCTGGTCGACCCGTACTTCTCGCTGCTGGCGTCGGACGTGAACCCGCCGGTGGTGATGAACCTGGGCCGCATCGGCTGGGCGCCGACGGTCCAGCTGACGGCGTTGCTGCGGACGCGCCCGGCCCCGGGCTGGCTGCGGGTGGTGGTCGAGTCCCGGTCGGTGCACGAGTCCTGGTTCGACTCGGACGCGACCGTGGTCGACGCACTGGGCAGGCTGGTGTGCCAGGCCCGCCAGCTGGGCCTGGCCCCGGCCCCGGGCGGCTGA